The Buchnera aphidicola (Sitobion avenae) genome contains a region encoding:
- the leuS gene encoding leucine--tRNA ligase, with product MEKEYLPSKIELYVQKYWKKNKTFEVKEDLKKEKYYCLPMLPYPSGKLHMGHVRNYTISDVIARYQRMLGKNVLQPMGWDAFGLPAEDASIKNNTTPSSWTKKNIKYMKKQLQSLGFSYDWSREITTCNPEYFHWEQWFFTELYKKKLVYKKNSLVNWCVYDKTVLANEQVIDGCCWRCQNKITIKKIPQWFIKIRNYAESLYQDLKKLTCWPENVKNMQRNWIGRIKGFQITLKIFNTSEKLKAFTNRLDLIMGVTYVSISTCHKLSLNLSKNNKIIKKFIKENECVSPEELKKVKYTGINTNIFVLHPITEKKIPIWISNITLKEYGTNAVLSIPGHNENDWNFAIKNNLKIKYVVLNPDNQELNSYTSFIDIKGILVNSKEFNGLNFQESTKKIKKILYQKKILKEKIHYKLQDWCVSRQRYWGTPIPMAKLRNGKIIAIPKNQLPVVLPKIRKNIDSSLKPISSNSKWAQIFINNKSATRETDTFDTFMESSWYYVRYTCPNFNTGMVDLISSKYWLPVDQYIGGIEHAIMHLMYFRFYHKLLRDFKLVDFDEPVKKLLCQGMVLSEAFYEIDSNCQKNWFHSSSILITRNSKGEIVKSYTKEGKELVYAGMIKMSKSKNNGIEPELIIQRYGADTIRLFIMFAAPVESSLEWKESGVKGIYRFLKKLWTLIFNYIHVQKTHKETNINILNYQQSELQYQLHKTIAKVSDDIGRRQTFNTAISAIMELVNKLIKASMKDEQDKSIMRESLICIIKMLYPFIPHFCFFVWNYFDENISIENQKWPVFKEDILLKKYSIIIAQINGKTRCTIKVSNNLTKEEIFLYVQNEPKIKKYLNNINIKKIIYIPNKIINFVI from the coding sequence CCAATGGGCTGGGATGCTTTTGGTTTACCTGCTGAAGATGCATCTATAAAGAATAATACGACTCCTTCCTCATGGACTAAAAAAAATATAAAATACATGAAAAAACAACTTCAATCACTGGGTTTTAGCTATGATTGGAGTCGTGAAATAACCACTTGCAATCCAGAATATTTTCATTGGGAACAATGGTTTTTTACTGAATTATATAAAAAAAAACTAGTATATAAAAAAAACAGTTTAGTTAATTGGTGTGTTTATGATAAAACAGTTTTAGCAAATGAACAAGTTATTGATGGTTGCTGCTGGAGATGTCAAAATAAAATAACAATAAAAAAAATTCCACAATGGTTTATAAAAATAAGAAATTATGCTGAATCTTTATATCAAGATTTAAAAAAATTAACTTGCTGGCCTGAAAATGTAAAGAACATGCAACGAAATTGGATTGGACGAATAAAAGGATTTCAAATAACTTTAAAAATTTTTAATACATCTGAAAAGTTAAAAGCATTTACGAATAGATTAGATCTTATAATGGGTGTGACATATGTTTCAATATCTACCTGTCATAAATTATCTCTAAATTTATCTAAAAATAATAAAATAATTAAAAAATTTATAAAAGAAAACGAATGTGTATCACCAGAAGAACTTAAAAAAGTTAAATATACAGGAATTAATACAAATATTTTTGTCCTTCATCCAATCACAGAAAAAAAAATACCAATTTGGATTTCCAATATTACTTTAAAAGAATATGGAACGAATGCAGTTTTATCAATTCCTGGACACAATGAAAATGATTGGAATTTTGCAATCAAAAATAATTTAAAAATTAAATATGTTGTACTAAATCCTGACAATCAAGAGTTAAATTCATATACGTCTTTTATAGATATAAAAGGAATATTAGTTAATTCTAAAGAATTTAACGGGTTAAATTTTCAAGAAAGCACAAAAAAAATAAAAAAAATACTATATCAAAAAAAAATATTAAAAGAAAAGATTCATTATAAACTACAGGATTGGTGCGTATCAAGACAACGCTATTGGGGAACACCTATTCCAATGGCTAAATTAAGAAATGGGAAAATTATAGCAATACCAAAAAATCAATTACCTGTAGTTTTACCAAAAATTAGGAAGAATATTGACTCATCACTAAAACCCATTAGTTCTAATTCAAAATGGGCTCAAATTTTTATTAATAATAAAAGTGCTACTAGAGAAACAGATACTTTCGACACATTTATGGAATCATCTTGGTACTATGTAAGATATACTTGTCCTAATTTTAACACTGGTATGGTTGATTTAATATCATCAAAATATTGGCTTCCTGTTGATCAATATATTGGAGGAATAGAACATGCAATAATGCATTTAATGTATTTTCGATTTTATCATAAATTATTACGTGATTTTAAATTAGTTGATTTCGATGAACCAGTAAAAAAATTATTATGTCAAGGAATGGTTCTTTCTGAAGCTTTTTATGAAATTGACAGCAACTGTCAAAAAAATTGGTTTCATTCGTCATCAATATTAATAACACGCAATTCAAAAGGAGAAATTGTTAAATCATATACTAAAGAAGGGAAAGAACTCGTTTACGCAGGAATGATTAAAATGTCTAAATCAAAAAACAATGGAATTGAACCAGAATTAATAATTCAACGTTATGGAGCTGATACAATTCGTTTATTCATTATGTTTGCTGCTCCTGTAGAATCTTCATTGGAATGGAAAGAATCTGGAGTAAAAGGAATTTATCGTTTTTTAAAAAAACTTTGGACACTAATATTTAATTATATTCATGTACAAAAGACACACAAAGAAACAAATATTAACATATTAAATTATCAGCAATCTGAATTACAATATCAATTACATAAAACTATTGCAAAAGTTTCTGATGATATAGGTCGTCGACAAACGTTTAATACTGCTATTTCTGCAATCATGGAATTAGTAAATAAATTAATAAAAGCTTCAATGAAAGATGAACAAGACAAATCTATTATGCGCGAATCCTTGATTTGTATAATTAAAATGCTCTATCCATTCATACCTCATTTTTGTTTTTTTGTTTGGAACTATTTTGATGAAAATATCTCTATTGAAAATCAAAAATGGCCTGTCTTTAAAGAAGATATTTTATTAAAAAAATATAGTATAATTATTGCTCAAATTAATGGAAAAACACGATGTACTATAAAAGTATCTAATAATTTAACTAAAGAAGAAATATTTTTATACGTGCAAAATGAACCAAAAATCAAAAAATATTTAAATAATATTAATATAAAAAAAATAATATATATTCCAAATAAAATAATCAATTTTGTAATATAA
- the holA gene encoding DNA polymerase III subunit delta, translating into MKTTNPNELKKKLIKKLHPFYILLGEDFCLLERNQNLILNFSYKKGFLEKVIIDIEKDKDWNKIVLLYKTKNLFFKKTTLIINFLIKKLNNFLIEKVYKIFFLFDSDILIILKFNHLSYFVQRNKLLNKFLNCHYNSIVSCFTPYNLSFINWIQYEIKEKNINMEEKALSLLCKHYKGNTLFIYNVLDIISITWPDTPITRAKLKKIIIDFFEFSELCWINSIFENQREKSIYILNIFLKRKYNPLVLVRSLQKDLYKLIHMKRETKINMNTFSEEYNISSLRDKHFMNALKKINCINLLKAIQILVKIEINIKKKYNNDVWNQLQELTLILCN; encoded by the coding sequence ATGAAAACTACCAATCCAAATGAACTAAAAAAAAAATTAATAAAAAAATTGCATCCTTTTTATATCCTTTTAGGAGAAGATTTTTGCTTGCTAGAAAGAAATCAAAACTTGATATTGAATTTTTCATATAAAAAAGGATTTTTAGAGAAAGTTATAATTGATATAGAAAAAGATAAGGATTGGAACAAGATTGTTTTATTGTACAAAACTAAAAATTTATTTTTTAAAAAAACCACTTTAATAATCAACTTTCTTATTAAAAAATTAAATAATTTTTTAATTGAAAAAGTTTATAAAATATTTTTTTTGTTTGATTCAGATATATTAATAATTTTAAAATTTAATCATTTATCTTATTTTGTACAAAGAAATAAGTTGTTAAATAAATTTCTAAACTGTCACTATAATAGTATAGTTTCCTGTTTTACACCATATAATTTATCTTTTATTAATTGGATTCAATATGAAATTAAAGAAAAAAATATAAATATGGAAGAAAAGGCATTATCTTTATTATGCAAACATTATAAAGGTAATACTTTATTTATATATAATGTTTTGGATATAATTTCAATAACATGGCCTGATACTCCTATTACAAGAGCAAAATTAAAAAAAATTATTATTGACTTTTTTGAGTTTTCTGAATTATGTTGGATTAATTCTATATTTGAAAATCAAAGAGAAAAATCTATTTATATATTAAACATTTTTTTGAAAAGAAAATATAATCCTCTTGTTTTAGTCCGTTCTTTACAAAAAGATTTATATAAATTAATTCATATGAAACGCGAAACAAAAATAAATATGAACACATTTTCAGAGGAATATAATATTAGCAGTTTAAGAGATAAACATTTTATGAATGCTTTAAAAAAAATTAACTGTATTAACTTATTAAAAGCAATTCAAATTCTTGTAAAAATAGAAATAAATATCAAAAAAAAATATAATAATGATGTTTGGAATCAACTACAAGAATTAACTTTAATATTATGCAATTAA
- the nadD gene encoding nicotinate-nucleotide adenylyltransferase: protein MKKLHAIFGGNFDPIHYGHIYLAKKLAKELSIEKIIFLPNNYPPHRERTQTSIIDKIKMIKLAIHDNPLFQISYLEAKKNKLFYTIDTLKKIRKEISFLRPLCFIIGEDNLQKIYLWKDWKKILLYSHLLICPRKHKKKYHHELEQWINSNITYNVNFLHQKSSGFIFFSNIPLINISSTTIRNNYSIGKSSNLLLPSIINNYILSKKLYHKD, encoded by the coding sequence ATGAAAAAATTACATGCAATTTTTGGTGGAAATTTTGATCCAATTCATTATGGTCATATTTATTTAGCTAAAAAATTAGCAAAAGAACTCTCCATAGAAAAAATAATATTTTTGCCAAATAATTATCCTCCTCATCGAGAAAGAACTCAAACATCTATAATAGATAAAATAAAAATGATTAAACTTGCTATTCATGATAATCCTTTATTTCAAATAAGTTACCTGGAAGCAAAAAAAAATAAACTCTTTTACACCATAGATACATTAAAAAAAATTAGAAAAGAAATAAGTTTTTTAAGACCTTTGTGTTTTATCATAGGAGAAGATAACTTGCAAAAAATATATCTTTGGAAGGACTGGAAAAAAATATTATTATACTCTCACTTATTGATTTGTCCTAGAAAACATAAAAAAAAATATCATCATGAATTAGAACAATGGATTAATTCTAATATTACGTACAATGTAAATTTCCTGCATCAAAAATCATCTGGTTTTATTTTTTTTTCGAATATACCTCTTATTAATATTTCTTCCACTACAATAAGAAATAATTACTCTATAGGTAAAAGTTCTAATCTACTTTTACCATCTATTATTAATAATTATATTTTATCAAAAAAGTTATACCATAAGGATTAA
- the tusA gene encoding sulfurtransferase TusA, translated as MKKKIILNVIGLRCPEPIMLIRKTMRNMKNNETILIVSDDPTTKRDIPNFCYFMEHQLLKHDIKVKPYRYLLKKGL; from the coding sequence ATGAAAAAAAAAATTATTTTAAATGTAATTGGACTTCGGTGTCCAGAACCAATTATGTTAATTAGAAAGACAATGCGTAATATGAAAAACAATGAAACAATATTAATTGTATCAGATGATCCCACAACTAAAAGAGACATTCCAAATTTTTGTTATTTTATGGAACATCAATTATTAAAACACGACATAAAAGTTAAACCTTATCGTTATTTACTAAAAAAAGGACTGTAA
- the asd gene encoding aspartate-semialdehyde dehydrogenase: protein MKLVGLVGWRGMVGSVLLKRMQEENDFLKIKPVFFSTSQSGQYVSILNDISHNVLEDAYNFDMLKDMDIIITCQGGVYTEKVYPKLRKNGWKGYWIDAASNLRMNSDSIIVLDPVNYDSIEHSIYKGIKTFVGGNCTVSLMLMSLGGLFEKELIEWINISTYQAASGAGARHMIELLNQMGTLYNAVSKDLFNDSLSVLNIEHKVTEISRSINFPVKNFSVPLAGSLIPWIDSEMSNGQSREEWKGQAETNKILGANNHVLIDGICVRIGALRCHSQSFFIKLKKDLSLERIEEIIINHNHWVDVIPNNTRDTLLKLTPSAVTNTLKIPIGRLRKLNIGKKYLSAFTVGDQLLWGAAEPLRRMLNILINL, encoded by the coding sequence ATGAAACTTGTAGGTTTAGTTGGTTGGCGTGGAATGGTCGGATCAGTTTTATTAAAACGAATGCAAGAAGAAAATGATTTTTTAAAAATTAAACCTGTCTTTTTTTCAACATCTCAATCTGGTCAATACGTTTCTATTTTAAATGATATATCACATAATGTTTTAGAGGATGCTTATAATTTTGACATGTTAAAAGATATGGATATTATCATTACATGCCAAGGAGGTGTTTATACTGAAAAAGTTTATCCAAAATTACGAAAAAATGGTTGGAAAGGTTATTGGATAGATGCAGCTTCGAATTTAAGAATGAATTCCGATTCTATAATTGTATTAGATCCAGTTAACTACGATTCTATAGAACATTCTATCTATAAAGGAATTAAAACTTTTGTAGGAGGTAACTGTACTGTCAGTTTAATGTTAATGTCTTTAGGTGGGTTGTTTGAAAAAGAATTAATTGAATGGATTAATATATCTACTTATCAAGCTGCATCAGGTGCAGGTGCACGTCATATGATAGAATTATTAAATCAAATGGGAACCTTGTATAATGCTGTTTCAAAAGATTTATTTAACGATTCTCTTTCGGTGTTAAATATCGAACATAAAGTCACCGAAATATCTCGTAGTATTAATTTTCCTGTAAAAAATTTTTCTGTACCGTTAGCAGGCAGCTTAATACCCTGGATTGATTCAGAAATGAGCAATGGTCAAAGTCGAGAAGAATGGAAAGGTCAAGCTGAAACTAATAAAATTTTAGGTGCTAACAATCATGTTTTAATTGACGGTATATGTGTGCGAATAGGGGCGCTTCGTTGTCATAGTCAATCATTTTTTATTAAATTAAAAAAAGATCTTTCTTTGGAAAGAATTGAAGAAATCATTATAAATCATAATCATTGGGTAGATGTTATTCCAAATAATACACGAGATACATTATTAAAATTAACTCCATCTGCAGTAACTAATACATTAAAAATACCAATAGGTCGTTTAAGAAAATTAAATATAGGTAAAAAATATTTATCTGCTTTCACTGTTGGGGATCAACTCTTATGGGGTGCAGCAGAACCTTTAAGAAGAATGTTAAACATATTAATTAATTTATAA
- a CDS encoding YhgN family NAAT transporter: protein MTEIISTTILLILIMDPLGNLPIFMTILKHLEEKRRRIVVIREMIIALIIMLLFLFVGEKILIILNLKTETVSISGGIILFLIAIKMIFPSEDSKSNEVSSYEEPFLVPLAIPLVAGPSLLATLMLLSHQYLHHISYLIGSLLIAWCFTVIILLSSGLFLKLFGSKGVNALERLMGLVLIMLSTQMFLDGIRTWFKN, encoded by the coding sequence ATGACTGAAATTATCTCTACAACGATATTACTAATTCTAATTATGGATCCTTTGGGAAATCTTCCAATATTCATGACAATACTAAAACACCTAGAAGAAAAACGACGAAGAATTGTAGTTATACGGGAAATGATTATAGCATTAATTATTATGCTATTATTCTTATTTGTTGGGGAAAAAATACTTATCATTCTAAATTTAAAAACTGAAACTGTCTCAATATCTGGAGGCATTATCTTGTTTTTAATTGCTATTAAAATGATTTTTCCTTCTGAAGATAGTAAGAGTAATGAAGTTTCTTCATATGAAGAACCTTTTTTAGTTCCTTTAGCTATTCCTTTAGTTGCTGGACCCTCTTTATTAGCAACATTGATGTTACTGTCACATCAATACTTACATCATATATCTTATTTAATTGGATCATTATTAATTGCATGGTGTTTTACCGTTATAATATTGTTATCATCTGGTTTGTTTTTGAAATTATTTGGTTCAAAGGGTGTTAATGCTCTAGAACGTCTTATGGGTTTAGTCTTAATCATGCTTTCTACTCAAATGTTTCTTGATGGGATAAGAACATGGTTTAAAAACTAA
- a CDS encoding phosphoglycerate kinase, protein MNIKKITEIDITGKRVLIRSDLNVPIKNGIIQSDARILAALPTIELAIQKNAKVIIMSHLGRPKEGCYTEKYSLFPIFEYFKEKLKNIKIHFSNNFLDDVKVNSGEIVILENTRFNKGESNNSDELSKKYSNLCDIFVMDAFGSAHRMQSSTYGIGKFVKIACAGLLLTKEINALKKALKKPKRPMVAIVGGAKVSTKFNVLHNLSKIADTIIVGGGIANTFLAIDYKIGKSLYESDFVSEAKKLRDKYNIVIPIDSRVGKNFCKNEKSVVKLPDNITEDEEIMDLGDQSINNVVNILKKSQTIIWNGPVGVFEFPNFRKGTEIIAKTIAQSDAFSIAGGGDTLSVIDMFNIKNNISYISTGGGAFLEFIEGKKLPGIYMLEENFKKQ, encoded by the coding sequence GTGAATATAAAAAAAATAACCGAAATAGATATAACAGGAAAAAGAGTTTTAATAAGAAGTGATTTAAACGTTCCTATAAAAAATGGAATTATTCAATCTGATGCTAGAATATTAGCTGCTCTACCTACTATTGAGTTAGCTATTCAAAAAAATGCAAAAGTAATTATTATGTCTCATTTAGGAAGACCTAAAGAAGGATGTTACACGGAAAAATATTCTTTATTTCCTATATTTGAATATTTTAAGGAAAAATTAAAAAATATTAAAATACATTTTTCTAATAATTTTTTAGATGATGTTAAAGTTAATTCAGGAGAAATTGTAATTTTAGAAAATACTCGTTTTAATAAAGGAGAATCAAACAACAGTGATGAACTATCTAAAAAATATTCTAATCTTTGCGATATATTTGTAATGGATGCATTTGGAAGTGCGCACAGAATGCAATCATCTACATATGGTATTGGAAAATTTGTTAAAATAGCATGTGCTGGACTTCTGTTAACAAAGGAAATTAATGCTTTAAAAAAAGCATTAAAAAAACCAAAACGTCCAATGGTAGCTATAGTTGGAGGAGCAAAAGTATCAACTAAATTTAATGTATTACACAATCTATCTAAAATTGCAGATACAATAATAGTTGGTGGAGGTATAGCAAACACTTTTTTAGCTATTGATTACAAGATAGGAAAATCATTGTATGAATCAGATTTTGTATCTGAAGCTAAAAAATTACGTGATAAATATAATATTGTCATACCAATTGATTCTCGTGTAGGAAAAAATTTTTGTAAAAATGAAAAATCTGTAGTTAAATTACCTGATAATATTACGGAAGATGAAGAAATTATGGATTTAGGCGATCAAAGTATTAACAATGTTGTTAATATTCTTAAAAAATCTCAAACAATTATTTGGAATGGACCAGTTGGAGTATTTGAATTTCCAAATTTTAGGAAAGGCACCGAAATAATTGCAAAAACAATTGCACAAAGCGACGCCTTTTCTATTGCAGGAGGAGGAGATACATTATCTGTGATTGATATGTTTAATATTAAAAATAATATATCTTATATTTCAACTGGAGGAGGGGCTTTTTTAGAATTTATAGAAGGAAAAAAACTACCTGGAATATATATGCTAGAAGAAAATTTTAAAAAGCAATAA
- the fbaA gene encoding class II fructose-bisphosphate aldolase: MNILSIVKPGVMNGDETQIIFELAKKKQFAIPAVNCIGTDSINIVLETAAKVKSPVIIQFSHGGASFIAGYKNKFAIDQEHAIKGSISGAQHVHLMAKYYKVPVILHTDHCPKETLPWIDGLLEIGKNYYLNHKRPLFTSHMIDLSKESLQENISICKKYLKKMQSINMMLEIELGCTGGEEDGVDNTKLDKKLLYTQPEDVNYAYEELQKISKNFSIAASFGNIHGVYQTGNVDLRPIILKDSQTFVSTKHNLKKNPLNLVFHGGSGSNLEEIKESIEYGIVKMNIDTDIQWAAWKGILKFYKTNKEFLQNQLGNKIDKNKPNKKYYDPRTWIRKSQESMSIRLEKSFKELNSFNIL, from the coding sequence TTGAATATTTTAAGTATTGTTAAACCTGGAGTTATGAATGGCGATGAAACTCAAATAATATTTGAATTAGCTAAAAAAAAACAATTCGCCATACCAGCTGTAAATTGCATAGGAACTGATTCTATTAACATAGTTTTAGAAACTGCTGCTAAAGTAAAATCTCCAGTTATTATACAATTTTCTCATGGAGGTGCTTCTTTTATTGCAGGTTATAAAAATAAGTTTGCAATAGATCAAGAACACGCAATTAAGGGTTCTATATCTGGTGCTCAACATGTGCATTTAATGGCAAAATATTATAAGGTCCCAGTCATACTACATACTGATCATTGTCCTAAAGAAACCCTGCCATGGATTGATGGACTATTAGAAATAGGAAAGAACTACTACTTAAATCATAAAAGACCCCTTTTCACTTCTCACATGATTGATTTATCAAAAGAAAGTTTGCAGGAAAACATTTCGATTTGCAAAAAATATTTAAAAAAAATGCAATCTATTAATATGATGTTAGAAATAGAATTAGGATGTACAGGAGGAGAAGAAGATGGTGTGGATAATACTAAATTAGATAAAAAATTACTCTATACACAACCTGAAGATGTGAATTATGCTTATGAAGAACTGCAAAAAATTAGCAAAAATTTTAGCATTGCTGCTTCATTTGGTAATATACATGGTGTTTATCAAACTGGAAATGTTGATCTTAGACCTATTATTTTAAAAGATTCACAAACATTTGTAAGTACTAAACATAATTTAAAAAAAAATCCATTAAATTTAGTATTTCATGGAGGATCAGGTTCAAATTTAGAAGAAATTAAAGAATCTATAGAATATGGAATTGTTAAGATGAATATTGATACTGATATACAATGGGCAGCATGGAAAGGTATTTTAAAATTTTATAAAACAAATAAAGAATTTTTACAGAATCAGTTAGGAAATAAAATCGATAAAAACAAACCTAATAAAAAATATTATGATCCAAGAACATGGATAAGAAAATCACAAGAATCTATGTCAATTAGACTAGAGAAATCATTTAAGGAATTAAACTCTTTTAACATTTTATAA
- the mscS gene encoding small-conductance mechanosensitive channel MscS, translated as MDELSVVNDINHAGNWLIRNQELLLGYIVSLTSAVIILSAGMFISKIISNGVNQILITRNIDPTIAGFLSALMRYIIITFTLIASLGRIGVQTTSVIAILGAAGMAIGLALQGSLSNFAAGVLLVTLRPLKTGEYVDLGNVSGTVLNIHIFYTTLRTLDGKIVVVPNNKIISGNIINYSRETTRRNEFTITVAYNSDIDLVIKVLRAVIEKEERVIKDKDIIVGLSELAPSSLNFTVRCWSKNHDLNAVYWDLMAKFKKALDKNNINIPYPQLDVHLYKKK; from the coding sequence ATGGATGAATTAAGTGTAGTGAATGATATCAATCATGCAGGCAATTGGTTGATACGTAATCAAGAATTATTGCTTGGATATATAGTAAGTCTAACATCTGCTGTTATTATTTTATCTGCTGGAATGTTTATATCTAAAATTATATCAAATGGAGTCAATCAAATATTAATTACTCGTAATATTGATCCCACTATTGCTGGTTTTCTTTCTGCATTAATGCGATATATTATTATTACGTTTACATTAATTGCTTCATTAGGCCGTATTGGAGTACAAACAACATCGGTAATTGCTATATTAGGAGCTGCTGGTATGGCAATAGGTTTGGCTTTGCAAGGATCTTTATCTAATTTTGCGGCCGGCGTCTTATTAGTAACACTAAGACCATTAAAAACTGGAGAATATGTTGATTTAGGAAATGTTTCAGGAACTGTATTAAACATTCATATTTTTTATACAACACTTCGTACGTTAGATGGAAAAATTGTAGTAGTTCCTAATAATAAAATTATTTCTGGCAATATTATAAATTATTCAAGAGAAACCACACGTCGTAATGAATTTACCATAACTGTTGCTTATAATAGCGACATTGATTTAGTAATAAAGGTATTACGCGCAGTGATAGAAAAAGAAGAAAGAGTAATTAAAGATAAAGATATTATTGTTGGTCTTAGTGAATTAGCCCCATCTTCTTTAAATTTTACAGTACGTTGTTGGAGCAAAAACCATGATTTAAATGCGGTATATTGGGACTTAATGGCTAAATTCAAAAAAGCATTAGACAAAAATAATATTAATATCCCTTATCCTCAACTAGATGTACATTTGTACAAGAAAAAATAA